A DNA window from Ranitomeya imitator isolate aRanImi1 chromosome 2, aRanImi1.pri, whole genome shotgun sequence contains the following coding sequences:
- the LOC138666894 gene encoding keratin-associated protein 10-8-like: MSRLSIKSSHIQTTSACGRCVCARPVPAADMCAADQCLQPICVRPTSACSRYVCARPVPAADMCAADQCLRPICVRPTSACGRYVCGRPVPALDMCAPDQCLRPICVRPTSACSRYVRPTSACARYVCARPVPAANMCDRPVPAADMCDRPVPAADMCAPDQCLQPICVRPTSACGRYVCARPVPAADMCAPDQCLQPICATDQCLRPICVRPTSACSRYVRPTSACGRYVPAADVCTDACRTCPDMKAPPLLVRA; the protein is encoded by the coding sequence ATGTCAAGATTGTCAATAAAGAGTTCTCATATCCAGACGACCAGTGCCTGCGGCCGATGTGTGTGCGCCCGACCAGTGCCTGCAGCCGATATGTGTGCGGCCGACCAGTGCCTGCAGCCGATATGTGTGCGCCCGACCAGTGCCTGCAGCCGATATGTGTGCGCCCGACCAGTGCCTGCGGCCGATATGTGTGCGGCCGACCAGTGCCTGCGGCCGATATGTGTGCGGCCGACCAGTGCCTGCGGCCGATATGTGTGCGGCCGACCAGTGCCTGCGCTCGATATGTGTGCGCCCGACCAGTGCCTGCGCCCGATATGTGTGCGCCCGACCAGTGCCTGCAGCCGATATGTGCGACCGACCAGTGCCTGCGCCCGATATGTGTGCGCCCGACCAGTGCCTGCGGCCAATATGTGCGACCGACCAGTGCCTGCGGCCGATATGTGCGACCGACCAGTGCCTGCGGCCGATATGTGTGCGCCCGACCAGTGCCTGCAGCCGATATGTGTGCGCCCGACCAGTGCCTGCGGCCGATATGTGTGCGCCCGACCAGTGCCTGCAGCCGATATGTGTGCGCCCGACCAGTGCCTGCAGCCGATATGTGCGACCGACCAGTGCCTGCGGCCGATATGTGTGCGCCCGACCAGTGCCTGCAGCCGATATGTGCGGCCGACCAGTGCCTGCGGCCGATATGTGCCTGCGGCCGATGTCTGCACCGACGCCTGTCGCACCTGCCCGGACATGAAAGCGCCGCCGTTGCTTGTTCGCGCCTGA